From the genome of Syntrophus gentianae:
TTCTCCCCGGATTCAAAAGTCACACAGGCTTTTGAACTCTATCAGGTCAATCCGGGAATGAACTATTACTTCAGCGGATCGGACGTCCACCCGAATGCCCTGCTGGGCCTGGATAATCACTATGTGCTGGAATCCTCCTTGTGGAAACCTGTCGATATGACTCCTTCTCGGATGAAAGAACTCGTTGACGGCATGAAGTCGAAGGTGTCAACGATTGGTCAGGGCTTGTTCGGTTTTACCCTTCTTGACCCGCAGGGGAACCCTGTGGGAATCTGGTACTCCATCTTATCGGCCTCGAGGGTATTTAAAATGAAGGAAAATAACGTGGTCGTGGTCTATACGCCTGATCTGGATACCTATGAAAAGTATGAAAACAGAGGTCACGGATGGGGGGGGATGTAACATTGAAGGATCATAGTCAAGGCGTCAGGGGAAAATGACCGAAGACCGGTGAAAATCACCGGTCTTTTCGTTTGTCTAAGGTTGTGTCAAAACCTGTTGATGGCGATCCCAAAGTTCTGTTAAAATTTTTGTTAAATATAACAATTTGAAATAACTCATCTTTATTAAGTGCTTCCTCCTTGCTGGTCTTCATGTACCGCTTCTGGTACAGTCATTGCTCTTATAGCAAATCAGTTCACAACGGTACGTCTTGATCTTAAAAAAGAGGAACATTCTACAGGACAGGGAGGTGGTGTCGCAGTCGGGGAAGTCAGGGGCAGGTAACAGAATTTTCAAAACAAAACATAAAAGAAAAAATCATTTAATAAAAAAAGGAGATTAGAAGTTATGATGACAGCAATTAACAACAAGAGAGGGCAGAAAGGTTTCACTTTGATTGAACTTATGATCGTCATCGCGATCATCGGCATCCTGGCGGCCATTGCCATTCCCCAGTTCACCCAGTATCGGAAAAGAGCCTATGATGCCAGCTCCAAGGCAGACCTAAAGAGCGCTTACACGGCGGCTCAGGCGTGGTTCAATGACAATCCTTCGGGCACCCTTCCCGCTGCAACAATCACAAGCGCAACGACTACAGGCGAACTTCCTGGTAATGGTTTTAAGGCATCAACCGGCGTGACAGCGACTGTAACCAGTGGCACTATGGGCACCTTTTCAATTGCTACGACTCATAGTCAAGGCACCAAGACCTACAACATTACGGCTGGAGGGACCCTGACCGAGTCGTAAGATAAAAAAATATCAGAGCACGAATGATGGAGGGTGAGGATTTTCCTCACCCTTTTTTGTTGGAATCCGGGTTGAAAGACGAATGAATTTTTCCTTAGAAAGCGCCGAAAAATTATCCTTTTCCAGACGATGCCTGTTCGCGGCTATCAGCCTCTTTCTTTGCCTGCTGCTTATCTATGGGAACAGTTTCCACGGTGAGTGGCACTTCGATGATTTTGACAACATTGTTGCAAATCAAAACGTTCATCTTTCGTCGCTGACTTCCCAGGAAATTCAGAAGACATTCTATTTCCGGGGGGAGATGAGCAGGCCCTTTTCCTATCTGAGCTTTGCCCTGAACTACTTCTGGGGAGGGACGGATGTCTTCGGCTATCACCTCGTCAATTTTGGAATTCACGGACTGACCGCCTTTTTCCTTTTTCTACTGATTCAACGTACACTCTGCCTGCCGCTCTTATCCGCCTCATACGGCAAGGTATCCTACGATATTGCCTTGATGGCTTCGTTTCTGTGGGCGGCCAGCCCTGTCCAAGTTCCCGCCGTAAGTATGATCGTTCAGCGGATGGCGAGTATGGCGGGATTGTTCTATGTGCTCTGCCTGTATTTTTATCTGCTGGGCAGAACAGGAAACCCCGACCGGAAAAAGGTATTTTACTTCGTCTTGTCCGGCTTCTTCGCCCTTCTTTCTTTTGGAACCAAGGAAAACACCGCCATACTTCCGGCCATTCTCTTTATTTATGACCTGATTTTGATCCAGGGTGTTAACAGGCAGACGTTGAAAAAGAATCTGCCTTTTGTTGTTTTTCCTCTTGTGGTTCTCCTTGTCCTGTCGCTCTTTTATCTGGATTTTTCCTCTCTTATGGAAGGCTACAGGAATAGGCCTTTTTCCCTTGAAGAGCGATTGCTGACCGAACCGCGTGTCCTGATTTTTTACCTCTCCCTGCTGTTCTATCCCGTCAACAGCCGCCTGGCCCTTCTTCATGATTTTGAAATATCCCGGTCACTCTTTGAACCATGGACAACCTTTCCTGCCATTCTGGCTTTTATTCTGCTAAATGCCGTCGCTTTTCTGCTTGTTCGAAGAAAACCGCTGATTGCCTTTTGCATCCTCTTCTTCTTTTTGAACCATTTGATCGAGGCTTCAATCATTCCACTGGAGCTTATTTTTGAGCATCGGAACTATGTCCCTTCCCTTTTTCTCTTTGTTCCGGCCGCCCTACTGATCTCCAAGGTGCTGGAAACGGTATCCTATCCAAAAATTCTGCGACTTGCCACGGTCATTTCTTTTGTCTGGATTCTCATCCTGTTTGGATATACTGTTTTTGCGAGAAACGGCGTAATGGCCCGTGATGTGACCCTATGGCTTGACAATGGGCTCAAGTATCCCCATCTCAGTATCGTTCATGTTAACATTGCCAAGAATTATCTCGATAACGGCTTACCTCAGGAAGCATTGGGGGAACTGCATCGAGCTCTTCAAGAAAACCGATATGCCAGCACGTTTCAAAAGGCCCTGGTTCATTATAATCTGGGACAGATGTACAATGGCGATGGGCAGAATAAGCTTGCTCTTTTCTATTATGAGAGGGCCTTGTCGATCTATCCCTTCTATGGATCAGCCATGTCCGGCATTGCAACCGTGATGCTCAAAGAGGGGAACAACGAGGGAGCCCTGGCCTATTTGAAAAGCGCCTTGCAAGGCAAGGGCAATCATGCAGGACTGTATGAACTGACCGGCATTGCCTCTCTGCGATTAGGGCTCTTCCGGGAAGCGGAAAAGGCCGCACGGACCGCCCTGTCCATCAATCCGATAAGTCTTCGATCTAAAATGGTTCTTGCTGAATGTGCCCGAAGGTCGGGGGATCTCAGTGAGGCCATCAGCCGTTGGAGAGCATTGCAGAAGGACGTTCCTTCTGATGTAGACGTTTGTCTAGCCTTGATCGAATTGTACTCTGAGACCGGACAGAGAGCGCTTCTGGTTCAAGAGATTGCCCAGCTGATGGAATTGAAGGGGACGGAAGAGTTAAACCAATTTTTGCAGAAATCGACCCAGCCGACGCAGGAACTGCAAATTTATGCTCCCAATATGAACAGGATATTGGCTATAATTGAACAGTGTCGAAAAGAGGAATCAAAACCTCTTAAGATATGAAGACATTTCCTTGAATATCAGGCTGTATTCTTATGCCAGATCGGAATAAACGGAAAATTCTGGTTCTTACGTCAACCTTTCCCAGGTGGCCGGGAGATCGGGAGCCCCCCTTTGTCTATGAGCTGTCCAGGCGATTGGCTCGCCATTTTGCCGTGCATGTTCTTGCCCCGCATGCGCCGGGGGCGAAAGAAATTGAGGAGATGGACGGCCTCCGGGCGTTCCGGTTCCGTTATTTCTGGGGAGATGGTGAGAAACTCGCTTATGACGGCGGTATCCTTCCCAGTTTGAAGCAGCATCCCTGGCGTTTCCTTCTGGTTCCTTTTTTCCTTCTTGGCGAACTGGCCGCCCTGTATCGACTGCTCAAGTCAGGCCATTATGAGGCAATCCATGCGCACTGGCTACTTCCGCAGGGCTTCGTGGCGATTCTTTCGCGGATGTGCTCCAGACCAGGATGCACGATCCTGTGCACTTCTCATGGCGGGGACCTGTTTGCTTTAAAAGGGAGCCTGTTTAGGATTCTCAAACGGTTTGTCCTTTCTCGAATCCAGGGGCTCACGGTGGTCAGCCGGGCGATGAAGGAAGAAGTGCTGCGGCTGAGTAGCCGTGACCTCTTCATCGATGTCATTCCGATGGGGGTCGATCTCGAAGGAACCTTTATTCCGCCTTCGGATGCCGCCACTCGAATTCCCGGTCAATTGCTGTTTGTCGGACGGCTCGTGGAAAAAAAGGGACTGGTTTATCTGCTTCGGGCCATGCCTGCCATATTGTCGGCCCATCCCGAAGCCCGTCTGCTGATTGCCGGCAGTGGCCCGGAAGAGCAGAATCTGAGAAAAGAAGCAGAGCGGTTGAAACTGCATGCGAGGGTCTCCTTTCTCGGATCCGTGGGGAACCAGCATTTGCCGGCACTTTACCAGGCTTCGGAAATTGTGGCTTTTCCCTCGATCGTCGCCGTTGATGGGGATCAGGAAGGTTTCGGACTGGTTCAAGTGGAGGCGCTGGGGTGTGAGTGTGGCGTTGTCGCAACGGATCTGCCGGCGATCCGGGATATTATTGCCGATGGAGAAACGGGACTCATCGTTCCGCAACGAAACGAGTCGGCACTTGCGGAAAAAATCATCTATCTGCTCAATTCTCCAGATATCCGGACTGAACTGGGACGAAAAGGCCGGGCTTTTGCTCGGGAGCGTTACGACTGGGATATTATTTCGGAGAGATACAAGGGAATGATCGAAAAAATGATGGCGGCTGGCAAGCCGCACGGATAGCTTCCCTGAACCGTCTATTCTGAAACACCGCGATCGAGGATCCTTTCAAACAGTTCGGAATATTCCCGAATCATCCGTTCTAAGGTAAAATGTTTTTCCACCCGGGCACGGTTGAATTCGCCCATTTCCCGCCGCAATTCCGGCATTTCGGCAAGCAGGTTGATTTTTTCCGCAAAAGTATCGGAATTGCCCGGCTCGCACAGGAAACCGCCTTTTCCGTCAATGACGAGTTCAGGGATGGCCGAAGTGTAGGATGCAACAATCGGCAGCCCACAGGACATTGCTTCGGCGAGAACCAGACCGAACCCCTCACGAACAGAAGGGAAAAGCAGCATATCGTATTGCCGGTAGAGCGCAGGCATCTCCTTTACGGGAACATTTCCCAGATCCAACAGGTTGGAGACGGACGGAAGAAGTGTTTTCGATCTTAAACCGCGTGCATAGTCGATGGTGATGCCGGGGCTCAGCCTTCTGGCGATTTCTGGAAGAAGGAATGCCCCTTTCCGCTGATGGAGATTCCCCGCAAAAAGGACCCGGATTGATTTCCCTCCGGATTTCTTGACGGCCGGATAAAATTCGGCCGTGTCTATGCCATTGTAAATTACTTGAATTTTTCGGTTCAGCCCCAGCTCCCGCTGGGCAATTTCCGCCAGAAACCGACTGACAGCGGTGACTGTATCGGCTGCTTTTAATGAGGCGCGGGTGAACCAGCGCAGATCGGTTTGATAATGAATGCGCTGCATAAGGGTGCTGTAAGGCATTATCATGGCGTCCAGGAAAAAACCGTGGAGTGTGAGGACAAGGGGAACCCCCGGACGGCGGAAAAAGATCCCGTAATCCGCCGCGGTGTGAATCAGAGAAGGCTTTTGGCCGCTCAATAAAAAAGGCAGGGTTGCCGGGAAAAACTCCCGCAGAGGTGAATAGGGGCAAACCCGGTATCCTTTTATCCTCGGTTCAAGCATTTTATGCAGGACGAAGGCGCCGCTGCCGGCGGGGATGGGGCTGAAAATCATGGCTTGTTCTTTTAATCTCCATTCTGCATTTTATGCCTGCAAAAATCCATGAACTTTTTTCCCTGATTTGCCCTGTCATGAGCCGAGCCGATGGTTGAATCGCTTGTAGGGCATATAAAGCATTCGGAATATGCGTTGAGCCGCCATCCAGAAGACTGCTCTCTCGTTGCTTTTCTGGACACGGAATTCCTCCTTGAGCCGCTTGAAGAGAAACGCCGGGTTGCTGCTGATTCCCGTCGCCCCCATCACGGTTGCGGGAAAATCTGCAAACTTTACAGTGCATCGGTTGTTCAAAGCACGATAAAAGAAGTCGTAATCAAAGGTGATGGGAAATTCTGTCCGGAACCCGCCAATGTCTTCAAAAACTTGACGGCTTGCAAAACAGCCCTGATGACAGAAAATGAATTTGAAGTGGTTCCACCATAAAAAAGGGACAGGGGCCAGCAGTTTCCTGCCTTTCCGGGGATCGTCGAAAATTACGGGGAAAATATGAAAGTCAGAGGGACATTTTTTTATGGTCCCCCAGACTTTTTCCAGGCTATCTTCCCTTAAAAGTTGATCGTCTGTCTGCAAAACCAGGATATATTTTCCCTTTGCCAACCTTAATCCTTTGTTAAGCGCATCCGCAATCCCTTTATCCGGCTCTGAAATCCAGGAGAGATCATAGTCCTCTCCGTATTTTTCCAGGATGTCCAGCGTTCCATCCACTGATCCGCCATCGATCACGATGTGCTGGATGGAGCTCAAAGTCTGTCTTCTTATCGATCGAATTGTATCTTCAAGGGTCTTCGCCCCGTTGAGAGACGCAGTGAGAATCGTCATCTCGGGAGGATCATACCGGTTCCTATTATTGTTGAATTCTGGATGCTTCCGATTTTGCATCATTGGTATCCGGGAGACAAAACCTTATTGAGGATAGACAATAGTTTCTGATTGAAATGCTCTTGATTCCATTGAGAGGAATGCAAAAGCCCCTGGCGTGACAGCTCTCCACAAAGCTTGTCATCGCACCAGAGTTGTTCCATGACCTGTGCCACTCCTTCTGCCGAAGAGGGATTGAAATAGAGCGCCGCAGAACCGAGCTGCTCCCGCATTCCGTAAATATCGGATACGGCGGTGGGACAGCCTTGCGCCATGGCTTCCAGAGGGGGAATGTTTGTGGGGCCAAAAAAAGTGGGCATCATCATGGCCCGGGCCCTTCGATAAAAATATGTCATGTCACGATCGGAAACATAGCCGGAAAAGGTGACCTGCCGGCCAATCTTCAAGTCTCGGATGCGATTCTGGAGCTCGTTGTATCCATTTTTCTTTGCGCCGGTAAAGACCAGATGGAGATCGGGTATTCTTTCTCGCAGCAGCGCCAGGGCCAGAATCAATACTTTATGGTTTTTGTGCTGCCAGAATTGAGCCGGGTAGAAAATAAATTTTTCCGGCAGCGTGGGAATGTTGTCAAGAAGAGAGGACTCTTTATCCTTGCTGATGTTGCGGGGGGCAACGAAGGGCAGGACATGGAGATGCGGCGGTGAAACCGTGTAACTTTCCAAGACCTGTTTTCGACCAACTTCTGAATCAACGACAATGCCTTTCGCCCACTGACACAGATTTCTGTAATGCCGTTCCCTTTTTCCGTATTCTCCTTTTGCCGAAACTTCCGGAAATTGCGGTTCATAGCGATGCATCAGATCGTGGATGGCGCCCAGGGCGGGGAGGGGGAGAAGGTAGGTGAAGATGTCCTGTGCCGGAAAGATCCATAGATCGCATTGTTGTGCAAGGAGGATTCTGGCGGGAGAAATAAAGCGGCGACAGGTCGAGCGCCAGAGTGTCATGGGAAGGTATCCGCTCAATCTTTTTCCGGGAAAATGCTTCCAGAAACCGAAAGGAACATGCAGCGTCTTCAGGTCATTCTTTTTTAACAAATCATTCCAGGAATCATTGGTGAAAGTCATGACAACATCAAATTGTTCGCGGGGTAAAGCCGATACAGCCTCAAGAATCGTTTGAGAATATTGGAAAGCACCGCCTTCAAAAGGCTGTGTATCAAGGAAGATGCCGATTTTATGTTTCACGTATGAATGATGTTAAATTTATACAGTTTGTCTAAATATTGGTCGTTTTTATTAAATGAAGTAATTTTAACACGATAGAGGCGATGAAGGCAGAGGGCTTTATGACCTTCAATGACCCTGACAAAAATCTGCATGTTATGCCCTCTGAGCAAAGATCGAACAATTCAAGATCCCGGCAACGGATACACTTCAATGATTGATGAAATAAGTGGTAATTCCATGCCCTTATACCACAAATTTCCTTGATGTCTTTTTCATATTTTTTAAGAATGTAATGATAGCCCACAATATCCCTGCCAATATCATTGGAGATTCTATCCTGGTTATGAAGGGTGTAGATGAAGAGGGGTTCCTTGATGTGGATAAAACGGCAATATCTGGCCAGCCCCAGCGAAGTCTCCCACTCTTGGTAAGATGGGGTTTTTTCATCGAGAAATCCCATCTTCTCCAAAGCGGATTTCGAGGTTAAGAGTGAGGAAAACGTTGGACCCGGGTTCTTGAGTAAGGCTGGGTATACGTTTTCTCCCTCCACAACAGGCAATTTCCAGATCTCTTTATTGCCGGTATCTTCCTCGTATCTTAAGCAATTTGTATGGACAACGATCCATGGATCGAAGCCATGTGCAGATAAAACGGCCAGTTGTTTTTCAATCTTATCTGGCATCCATTTATCGTCGGAATCCTGAAAAGCAATCCATTTGCCCCTTGCATTCCTGATCCCGGTGTTTCTTGCCGACTGTGCCCCGGCGTTTTTTTCATGACGAAAACATTCGATGCGAGAATCATGATCCTGCAGTTCCTTCATGACATTGAAAGAGTCGTCCGTCGAGCAGTCGTCAACAAGAATCACCTCGATATTCGGATAGGTTTGCGAAAGGACGCTGTTCACGGTTTTCTGAAGAAATTTTGCCCTGTTGAAAACGGGTATGATGATGGAAACGAGTCCGGCTTCTGAGATCATTGTAATTTTATCTCACACAAAAAGGGTAGGAGGGCAGAGATGGCAATAACTCAGGTTATCCGGTTTTGAGAAAATCAATGACCCTCTGAGAATTTTTTCCATAGTCATAACATTCCGAAAAACAGGAAAAGGCGTTTTTACGAAAAATTTCATAAGATGAAAGAATGGTTTCGATAGCTTCCGTTAGTTGGCCAAGGGATGGAATGACGACACCGCTTTTGAACCGGCCGGCAATTTCCCTGTAACCGGAATAATCGAAGGCAATGAAAGGGAGGCCGAATTTCTGATATAAGGCCATTTTTTCCGATGCATAAGCCGTCAATCGGTCGTTGTCATTAGAGTAAGCATAAAATGACAAACCGATGTGTGCAGAATTGATGATCCTGTGGATTTGATCTGACGGGACTAATGCCAAGGACAAAATAACCTTGTTTTTCTTGTCCATTTCTTGAATCTGGTTGATATAGTCATTGGAAAGTCCGTATCCATGTAATACGAGAGACCAGTTCTCGGGAAAGTTCTGAGCGATTTTTACAAGTTCTACTGTATAGCGTCGGTTATAAAATAAACCGAATTGGATGATCAGAATTTGATTTTTCGGCAATTGAAATTTTTCGTGGAGATATGTGTCATGATCCCTGTTTTTATCAGGATCATCTAAAATGGATACAGGAAGATATAAAAGCTCAGTTTCCTCAAGACCGTTATCACGTAATAGAACTCGCCCCCGCTCAGGATCCTGTATGATCGTGGCCGTACTTTTTTTGTGAAAATATTCTTCAGCGATCTTTGTGCGGACCCCTTTGGGTATTTCATAAAGATCGGGATGCCGGTATGTATAGAGTTCCAAACTATGATAAATAAAAGGGATATTTAATTTTACGCCATGCCACCCTGCCCAGCTTAATCCTTTTTTTTCCACACCTATCAGGTATTTGAATTTTTTTGCTTCGATGATCTTTTCGGAACGCTGGATTAACCAGGAAGGCAGAGGAAGAAGATTTTTTCCAAGCGGAAAATGGCCGTATCTATATAAATGAGCGGCGAGATACAAGTATATTCTAAAAAAAATGTCTTTGAATTTTCTTATTCTTGTCAGCGGTAGTTTCTTTATGAACTTTTTCCGTCCAGGCATAGGAATTTCTGCCTTTTCGAAATTGTGAATTCGAATTTCCGATAGATTTTTCAGGGA
Proteins encoded in this window:
- a CDS encoding type II secretion system protein, whose amino-acid sequence is MMTAINNKRGQKGFTLIELMIVIAIIGILAAIAIPQFTQYRKRAYDASSKADLKSAYTAAQAWFNDNPSGTLPAATITSATTTGELPGNGFKASTGVTATVTSGTMGTFSIATTHSQGTKTYNITAGGTLTES
- a CDS encoding tetratricopeptide repeat protein codes for the protein MNFSLESAEKLSFSRRCLFAAISLFLCLLLIYGNSFHGEWHFDDFDNIVANQNVHLSSLTSQEIQKTFYFRGEMSRPFSYLSFALNYFWGGTDVFGYHLVNFGIHGLTAFFLFLLIQRTLCLPLLSASYGKVSYDIALMASFLWAASPVQVPAVSMIVQRMASMAGLFYVLCLYFYLLGRTGNPDRKKVFYFVLSGFFALLSFGTKENTAILPAILFIYDLILIQGVNRQTLKKNLPFVVFPLVVLLVLSLFYLDFSSLMEGYRNRPFSLEERLLTEPRVLIFYLSLLFYPVNSRLALLHDFEISRSLFEPWTTFPAILAFILLNAVAFLLVRRKPLIAFCILFFFLNHLIEASIIPLELIFEHRNYVPSLFLFVPAALLISKVLETVSYPKILRLATVISFVWILILFGYTVFARNGVMARDVTLWLDNGLKYPHLSIVHVNIAKNYLDNGLPQEALGELHRALQENRYASTFQKALVHYNLGQMYNGDGQNKLALFYYERALSIYPFYGSAMSGIATVMLKEGNNEGALAYLKSALQGKGNHAGLYELTGIASLRLGLFREAEKAARTALSINPISLRSKMVLAECARRSGDLSEAISRWRALQKDVPSDVDVCLALIELYSETGQRALLVQEIAQLMELKGTEELNQFLQKSTQPTQELQIYAPNMNRILAIIEQCRKEESKPLKI
- a CDS encoding glycosyltransferase, which encodes MPDRNKRKILVLTSTFPRWPGDREPPFVYELSRRLARHFAVHVLAPHAPGAKEIEEMDGLRAFRFRYFWGDGEKLAYDGGILPSLKQHPWRFLLVPFFLLGELAALYRLLKSGHYEAIHAHWLLPQGFVAILSRMCSRPGCTILCTSHGGDLFALKGSLFRILKRFVLSRIQGLTVVSRAMKEEVLRLSSRDLFIDVIPMGVDLEGTFIPPSDAATRIPGQLLFVGRLVEKKGLVYLLRAMPAILSAHPEARLLIAGSGPEEQNLRKEAERLKLHARVSFLGSVGNQHLPALYQASEIVAFPSIVAVDGDQEGFGLVQVEALGCECGVVATDLPAIRDIIADGETGLIVPQRNESALAEKIIYLLNSPDIRTELGRKGRAFARERYDWDIISERYKGMIEKMMAAGKPHG
- a CDS encoding glycosyltransferase family 4 protein is translated as MIFSPIPAGSGAFVLHKMLEPRIKGYRVCPYSPLREFFPATLPFLLSGQKPSLIHTAADYGIFFRRPGVPLVLTLHGFFLDAMIMPYSTLMQRIHYQTDLRWFTRASLKAADTVTAVSRFLAEIAQRELGLNRKIQVIYNGIDTAEFYPAVKKSGGKSIRVLFAGNLHQRKGAFLLPEIARRLSPGITIDYARGLRSKTLLPSVSNLLDLGNVPVKEMPALYRQYDMLLFPSVREGFGLVLAEAMSCGLPIVASYTSAIPELVIDGKGGFLCEPGNSDTFAEKINLLAEMPELRREMGEFNRARVEKHFTLERMIREYSELFERILDRGVSE
- a CDS encoding glycosyltransferase family 2 protein, with protein sequence MTILTASLNGAKTLEDTIRSIRRQTLSSIQHIVIDGGSVDGTLDILEKYGEDYDLSWISEPDKGIADALNKGLRLAKGKYILVLQTDDQLLREDSLEKVWGTIKKCPSDFHIFPVIFDDPRKGRKLLAPVPFLWWNHFKFIFCHQGCFASRQVFEDIGGFRTEFPITFDYDFFYRALNNRCTVKFADFPATVMGATGISSNPAFLFKRLKEEFRVQKSNERAVFWMAAQRIFRMLYMPYKRFNHRLGS
- a CDS encoding glycosyltransferase family 4 protein, giving the protein MTLWRSTCRRFISPARILLAQQCDLWIFPAQDIFTYLLPLPALGAIHDLMHRYEPQFPEVSAKGEYGKRERHYRNLCQWAKGIVVDSEVGRKQVLESYTVSPPHLHVLPFVAPRNISKDKESSLLDNIPTLPEKFIFYPAQFWQHKNHKVLILALALLRERIPDLHLVFTGAKKNGYNELQNRIRDLKIGRQVTFSGYVSDRDMTYFYRRARAMMMPTFFGPTNIPPLEAMAQGCPTAVSDIYGMREQLGSAALYFNPSSAEGVAQVMEQLWCDDKLCGELSRQGLLHSSQWNQEHFNQKLLSILNKVLSPGYQ
- a CDS encoding glycosyltransferase family 2 protein, which produces MISEAGLVSIIIPVFNRAKFLQKTVNSVLSQTYPNIEVILVDDCSTDDSFNVMKELQDHDSRIECFRHEKNAGAQSARNTGIRNARGKWIAFQDSDDKWMPDKIEKQLAVLSAHGFDPWIVVHTNCLRYEEDTGNKEIWKLPVVEGENVYPALLKNPGPTFSSLLTSKSALEKMGFLDEKTPSYQEWETSLGLARYCRFIHIKEPLFIYTLHNQDRISNDIGRDIVGYHYILKKYEKDIKEICGIRAWNYHLFHQSLKCIRCRDLELFDLCSEGITCRFLSGSLKVIKPSAFIASIVLKLLHLIKTTNI
- a CDS encoding glycosyltransferase, which produces MNNRQTIGIFQAEWPLQSQTAFCARMLVNAGFQVELFLYDTKDLAGLDSLKNLSEIRIHNFEKAEIPMPGRKKFIKKLPLTRIRKFKDIFFRIYLYLAAHLYRYGHFPLGKNLLPLPSWLIQRSEKIIEAKKFKYLIGVEKKGLSWAGWHGVKLNIPFIYHSLELYTYRHPDLYEIPKGVRTKIAEEYFHKKSTATIIQDPERGRVLLRDNGLEETELLYLPVSILDDPDKNRDHDTYLHEKFQLPKNQILIIQFGLFYNRRYTVELVKIAQNFPENWSLVLHGYGLSNDYINQIQEMDKKNKVILSLALVPSDQIHRIINSAHIGLSFYAYSNDNDRLTAYASEKMALYQKFGLPFIAFDYSGYREIAGRFKSGVVIPSLGQLTEAIETILSSYEIFRKNAFSCFSECYDYGKNSQRVIDFLKTG